A single region of the Ascaphus truei isolate aAscTru1 chromosome 6, aAscTru1.hap1, whole genome shotgun sequence genome encodes:
- the LOC142496456 gene encoding indolethylamine N-methyltransferase-like: MASTPHKHYHDEEFDAISLIETYIGAEKTDTKEEILHIVIRELFKIFTPGCVRGDTLIDLSMGASTAHLLIASDYFKEITIIESSDACIRATEKWLKKEPGAVDLSHAAMFVCEHEGKSDGWEEKEEKLRKAVKRVVKFDFTKANPLDPVVVPQADVLISKWYLEAASKDHDSYLSNLKKMSSLLKVGGHLILFGFFNMSYYMIGQHKFSMLTYDEEFAKKALSDTGFIIKSFGKYKSKLNTHIVDYEHVGYFVACKEREV, encoded by the exons ATGGCATCCACACCCCATAAACACTATCATGATGAGGAGTTTGATGCTATAAGTCTTATAGAAACATATATTGGCGCTGAAAAGACTGATACTAAAGAGGAAATATTGCATATTGTTATACGtgaattatttaaaatatttactCCAG GTTGTGTGAGAGGAGACACTCTGATAGATCTCAGCATGGGTGCCTCAACTGCTCATCTGCTGATAGCCAGTGATTACTTCAAAGAGATTACTATAATAGAATCATCTGATGCTTGTATAAGAGCAAcagaaaaatggttaaaaaaggAGCCAGGAGCAGTGGATCTCTCTCATGCAGCTATGTTTGTCTGTGAGCATGAGGGTAAAAG TGATGGATGggaggagaaagaagaaaaactAAGAAAAGCAGTCAAACGTGTTGTAAAATTTGATTTCACCAAAGCCAACCCGTTGGACCCTGTTGTGGTGCCACAAGCAGACGTCCTGATCAGCAAGTGGTACTTGGAAGCTGCTAGCAAAGATCATGACAGTTATCTCAGTAACCTGAAAAAAATGTCATCACTTCTGAAGGTGGGAGGGCATCTGATCCTGTTTGGGTTTTTCAACATGTCATATTACATGATTGGCCAACACAAGTTTTCAATGCTGACCTATGATGAGGAGTTTGCAAAGAAAGCTCTTAGTGACACAGGGTTTATCATTAAGAGTTTTGGGAAATACAAAAGCAAATTAAATACCCACATAGTAGACTATGAACATGTTGGGTATTTTGTGGCttgcaaggaaagggaggtttaa